Proteins from a genomic interval of Pseudomonas sp. RC10:
- a CDS encoding glycosyltransferase family 4 protein: MNHGWLAVAVIGCSFAFTYWLRRYALHKSLLDIPNGRSSHTVPTPRGGGVAIVVSYLVALAVLFGEGVLSSAAFAAMAGAGLGIAALGFLDDHGHVAARWRLLGHFFAAIWALCWLGGLPPVTFFGATFELSWIGHGLAALYLVWLLNLYNFMDGIDGIASVEAVCVCLGAALIYLLGDHAEMMWQPLLLAAAVFGFLIWNFPPAKIFMGDAGSGFLGIILGVLSLQAAWISSQLLWAWLILLGVFIVDATVTLIRRLVRGDKIYEAHRSHAYQFASRKYGKHLPVTSAVGVINLFWLLPVAIAVTHFGVDGAIALIVAYVPLVILVIGFRAGQLERS, translated from the coding sequence ATGAATCATGGGTGGTTGGCGGTCGCTGTAATCGGCTGTTCTTTCGCGTTTACCTATTGGCTTCGGCGCTATGCATTGCATAAAAGCCTGCTGGATATTCCCAATGGCAGAAGCTCGCATACTGTCCCGACGCCTCGTGGCGGCGGTGTAGCCATTGTCGTAAGCTACCTGGTGGCGCTCGCGGTGCTGTTCGGCGAAGGCGTGCTGAGTTCAGCGGCGTTTGCGGCCATGGCGGGGGCTGGTCTGGGCATCGCAGCGCTTGGTTTTCTGGACGATCACGGGCATGTCGCTGCGCGTTGGCGTCTGCTGGGCCATTTTTTCGCCGCCATCTGGGCATTGTGCTGGCTGGGCGGACTGCCGCCGGTGACCTTTTTCGGTGCAACGTTTGAGTTGAGTTGGATCGGCCATGGGCTGGCGGCGCTCTATCTGGTGTGGTTGTTGAACCTCTATAACTTCATGGACGGTATCGATGGCATTGCCAGTGTCGAAGCGGTCTGCGTGTGCCTGGGGGCCGCGCTGATCTACCTCTTGGGCGACCATGCCGAGATGATGTGGCAACCGTTGCTGCTGGCAGCTGCGGTTTTCGGTTTCCTGATCTGGAATTTTCCCCCTGCGAAAATCTTCATGGGGGATGCCGGAAGCGGGTTTTTGGGCATCATATTGGGCGTTTTGTCACTGCAGGCCGCGTGGATTTCCTCGCAGTTACTCTGGGCATGGCTTATTCTTCTCGGGGTTTTCATCGTAGACGCTACAGTTACCCTCATCCGTCGCCTCGTCCGAGGAGACAAGATCTATGAGGCTCACCGAAGTCATGCTTACCAATTCGCCTCGCGCAAATATGGCAAGCACCTTCCAGTGACGTCCGCAGTCGGTGTAATCAACCTGTTCTGGCTGTTGCCGGTCGCCATTGCGGTCACCCACTTCGGTGTCGATGGGGCGATCGCTCTGATCGTCGCTTATGTCCCGTTGGTGATCCTGGTGATCGGGTTCAGGGCAGGACAACTTGAACGGAGCTGA
- a CDS encoding helix-hairpin-helix domain-containing protein, with product MRMSYLSSLLFGLLASTSVAINAAPAASATPNAPAPAVAAPSEQSERINLNTASAEALQKTLSGIGAAKAEAIVAYRDENGAFTSVDELIEVKGIGKALLDKNRDKLAID from the coding sequence ATGCGTATGTCCTATCTGTCGTCCCTCCTGTTCGGCCTGCTGGCCAGCACTTCCGTTGCCATCAACGCGGCACCCGCCGCTTCGGCAACTCCCAACGCCCCCGCGCCTGCGGTTGCTGCACCTTCGGAGCAGAGCGAGCGTATCAACCTCAACACCGCTTCTGCGGAAGCCCTGCAAAAAACGCTGTCAGGAATCGGTGCAGCCAAGGCGGAGGCGATCGTCGCCTATCGTGACGAAAACGGCGCGTTTACGTCGGTCGATGAGTTGATCGAAGTCAAAGGTATCGGCAAGGCATTGCTGGACAAAAATCGGGATAAACTCGCCATCGACTGA
- a CDS encoding nucleoside-diphosphate sugar epimerase/dehydratase encodes MEKLRVMLLALPRRYKRIIQVATDVCLVWFALWMAFVVRLGIDDLINPLTIHTWLFASAPVIAIPLFIRIGMYRAVMRYFGNDALVAIIKAVSLSALILGVVVYLYSNHQHVVPRSVMFNYWWLSLVMIGGLRLAMRQYFLGDWFSAVQHVPFATRDDGLPKVAIYGAGAAGNQLVAALRMGRSMRPVAFIDDDDSISNRVISGLQVYKPKHIQQMIDVTGAQEILLAIPSSARARRREILGFLEGFPLHVRSVPNFSDLAAGRVKVDDLQEVDIADLLGRDAVPAQEDLLEHCIKNQCVLVTGAGGSIGSELCRQIVLHKPTTLLLLDHSEFNLYTILSELERRIARESLKVKVLPILGSVRNHAKLLDVMKTWRVDTVYHAAAYKHVPMVEHNIAEGVINNVVGTLNAAQAALQAGVSNFVLISTDKAVRPTNIMGSTKRLAELILQALSRETAPVMFGDRANVHQVNKTRFIMVRFGNVLGSSGSVIPLFHSQIKSGGPLTVTHPKITRYFMTIPEAAQLVIQAGSMGQGGDVFVLDMGEPVKIIELAEKMVHLSGLSIRSDKNPHGDISIEFTGLRPGEKLYEELLIGDNVAVTSHPMIMSAQEDHLSWDAFKQSLTLLLKALDDDDYDKVRQILGDTVSGYAPEGEIVDWIHQQRRNEP; translated from the coding sequence ATGGAAAAGTTGCGCGTCATGTTGCTCGCGTTGCCGCGTCGTTATAAACGAATCATTCAGGTCGCGACAGACGTCTGCCTGGTCTGGTTCGCGCTGTGGATGGCCTTCGTAGTCCGCCTCGGCATCGACGACCTGATCAATCCACTGACCATTCACACCTGGCTGTTTGCTAGCGCGCCTGTCATTGCCATTCCCTTGTTCATCCGAATTGGCATGTACCGGGCGGTCATGCGCTATTTCGGCAATGATGCGCTGGTGGCGATCATCAAGGCGGTCAGCCTGTCGGCGCTGATTCTGGGCGTTGTGGTGTATCTCTACAGCAACCATCAGCACGTCGTGCCGCGCTCGGTAATGTTCAACTACTGGTGGCTGAGCCTGGTGATGATCGGCGGCCTGCGCCTCGCGATGCGTCAGTATTTTTTGGGCGACTGGTTCTCCGCCGTGCAGCATGTTCCGTTTGCCACGCGCGATGACGGCTTGCCGAAAGTCGCGATCTACGGCGCAGGTGCCGCTGGCAACCAACTGGTGGCGGCGCTGCGGATGGGCCGTTCGATGCGCCCAGTGGCGTTTATCGACGATGACGATTCCATCTCCAACCGCGTGATTTCCGGGCTGCAGGTCTACAAGCCCAAACACATCCAGCAAATGATCGACGTGACCGGGGCACAGGAGATACTGCTGGCAATCCCGTCCTCGGCCAGAGCGCGTCGTCGGGAAATCCTCGGGTTTCTGGAAGGGTTCCCGCTTCACGTGCGCAGTGTGCCGAATTTTTCCGATCTGGCCGCTGGCCGGGTGAAAGTCGATGACCTTCAGGAAGTCGACATCGCCGACCTGTTGGGACGCGATGCCGTACCTGCCCAGGAAGACCTGCTGGAACACTGCATCAAGAATCAATGCGTGCTGGTGACCGGGGCGGGTGGCTCGATCGGTTCGGAGCTGTGCCGTCAGATCGTGCTGCACAAACCCACCACGCTGTTGCTGCTGGACCACAGCGAATTCAACCTCTATACGATCCTCTCGGAGCTGGAGCGACGCATTGCGCGTGAGTCTTTGAAGGTCAAAGTGCTGCCGATCCTTGGCTCCGTGCGTAACCATGCCAAGTTGCTGGACGTGATGAAGACTTGGCGGGTGGACACCGTTTACCACGCTGCGGCCTATAAACACGTGCCAATGGTCGAGCACAATATTGCTGAAGGCGTGATCAACAACGTGGTGGGGACATTGAACGCGGCGCAGGCGGCGTTGCAGGCGGGGGTCTCCAACTTTGTGCTGATTTCCACCGACAAGGCCGTGCGACCCACCAACATCATGGGCAGCACCAAGCGGCTGGCCGAGCTGATCTTGCAGGCATTGAGCCGCGAAACAGCGCCAGTGATGTTCGGCGACCGGGCGAACGTGCACCAAGTGAACAAGACCCGATTCATCATGGTGCGATTCGGCAACGTGCTGGGCTCGTCCGGCTCGGTGATTCCGCTGTTCCACTCGCAGATCAAATCAGGCGGTCCTCTGACCGTTACGCACCCGAAGATCACCCGGTACTTCATGACCATTCCAGAAGCCGCGCAATTGGTGATTCAGGCGGGTTCGATGGGGCAGGGCGGCGACGTGTTTGTGCTCGACATGGGCGAGCCGGTGAAAATCATCGAACTGGCCGAGAAAATGGTTCATCTGTCTGGGCTCAGCATCCGTTCAGACAAGAACCCTCATGGCGACATCTCCATCGAGTTCACCGGGCTGCGTCCGGGTGAGAAGCTTTACGAGGAGCTGTTGATCGGCGACAACGTGGCGGTGACCAGTCACCCGATGATCATGAGCGCTCAAGAGGATCACCTGTCGTGGGATGCGTTCAAGCAGAGCCTGACGCTGCTCCTCAAGGCGCTGGATGACGATGATTACGACAAAGTGCGCCAGATCCTGGGCGACACGGTCAGCGGCTACGCACCGGAAGGTGAGATCGTCGACTGGATTCACCAACAACGCCGTAACGAGCCGTGA
- a CDS encoding phosphomannomutase: MNPDYPVIQTRCFKAYDIRGQVPNDLDADIAYRIGRSMVVELGAKNIVVGRDMRLESPALAQALTQGILDAGADVIDIGLCGTEEVYFATSHYVADGGVMVTASHNPKGYNGMKLVKGESRPISGDTGLDAIRQRVDAGDLGTVAAQSGSVKSWPDKGAYIKHLLNYVEGAELRPLKILADPGNGAVGPALQAIKSQLPFEWVIINAEPDGHFPNGVPNPLLPENRSITRDALLEHKCDLGLAWDGDFDRCFFFDERGRFVEGYYLVGLLAEMLLKQHPGSKIIHDPRLTWNTIDQVNLAGGTPVLCKTGHAFIKERMRKEDAVYGGEMSAHHYFRDFAYCDSGMIPWLLVTALMSVSGKTFSQLVDERMAAYPCSGEINYKVTDVKAIIGKVLDHYTPICSNIDKTDGISLEFPEWRFNLRGSNTEPLLRLNVESRRDPQLVEAKVKEIEQLLNGG; the protein is encoded by the coding sequence ATGAATCCCGACTATCCCGTTATTCAGACCCGTTGCTTCAAAGCCTACGATATCCGTGGCCAGGTCCCCAATGATCTGGACGCCGACATCGCCTATCGGATTGGGCGCTCCATGGTGGTCGAACTGGGTGCCAAAAATATCGTGGTCGGCAGAGACATGCGTCTCGAAAGCCCGGCGCTGGCCCAGGCCTTGACCCAAGGTATCCTGGACGCTGGCGCGGATGTCATCGACATCGGATTGTGCGGAACCGAAGAAGTCTATTTTGCAACCAGCCACTACGTCGCAGATGGCGGGGTGATGGTCACCGCCAGTCATAACCCCAAGGGTTACAACGGCATGAAACTGGTCAAGGGCGAATCCCGTCCGATCAGTGGCGACACCGGCCTCGATGCCATTCGCCAGCGAGTAGACGCCGGCGACCTCGGCACGGTCGCCGCGCAGTCAGGTAGCGTCAAATCATGGCCCGACAAAGGCGCTTACATCAAGCACCTGCTCAACTATGTCGAAGGCGCCGAATTGCGTCCGTTGAAAATTCTCGCGGACCCTGGCAATGGCGCCGTCGGCCCAGCGCTGCAAGCGATCAAATCGCAGCTGCCCTTCGAATGGGTGATCATCAACGCCGAGCCCGACGGCCATTTCCCCAACGGCGTGCCCAACCCGCTTCTGCCCGAAAACCGCAGCATCACCCGTGATGCCTTGCTGGAGCACAAGTGTGACCTGGGGCTGGCGTGGGATGGCGACTTCGACCGCTGCTTCTTCTTCGATGAGCGCGGCCGTTTCGTCGAAGGCTACTACCTGGTCGGTCTGCTCGCGGAAATGCTACTCAAACAGCACCCTGGCTCGAAGATCATTCATGACCCGCGCCTGACCTGGAACACCATCGATCAGGTCAATCTGGCGGGGGGCACGCCGGTGCTGTGCAAGACGGGTCACGCCTTCATCAAAGAACGCATGCGCAAGGAAGACGCGGTGTACGGCGGCGAGATGAGCGCGCACCACTACTTCCGCGACTTCGCCTACTGCGACAGCGGCATGATCCCTTGGCTCTTGGTCACGGCGCTGATGTCCGTTTCCGGCAAGACGTTCTCCCAACTGGTGGATGAACGCATGGCCGCCTACCCGTGCAGCGGCGAAATCAACTACAAGGTGACGGACGTCAAAGCCATCATCGGTAAGGTGCTGGACCATTACACCCCGATCTGTTCGAACATCGATAAAACGGACGGCATCAGCCTTGAATTCCCTGAATGGCGCTTTAATCTGCGCGGCTCCAACACTGAGCCGCTGCTGCGTCTGAACGTCGAAAGCCGACGCGACCCACAGCTGGTCGAGGCCAAGGTCAAGGAGATCGAGCAACTGCTCAACGGCGGCTGA